A section of the Veillonella criceti genome encodes:
- a CDS encoding D-alanine--D-alanine ligase, translating to MKDKQIIVLMGGPSKEADVSRRTGKAIAEALCSIGYKAVTLELVPEQVLQDIKAHKGDIVFNALHGKFGEDGAVQGLLEMAGIPYTGSGIMAQAVGMNKKISKDVFVGAHIPTARAVSYNSQEDSEATIVEHIKANFTYPVVLKPATQGSSIGVVIVHEEAELAKAVQEALVYDHILVVEQFLDGGEFTVSVLDGKALPVIEIRPHSGEYDYTSKYTTGATDYLVPAPIDVALTAKMQTIGETVYKELQCSGVIRVDIMTNQAGEPFVLEYNTVPGMTATSLVPKAANAVGMDFPTLCEKILLSAGLGKF from the coding sequence GTTTCACGGCGTACTGGTAAGGCTATTGCTGAAGCCCTATGCAGTATTGGTTATAAAGCAGTCACATTAGAACTGGTACCAGAGCAAGTGTTGCAAGATATTAAAGCCCATAAAGGGGATATTGTGTTTAATGCATTGCATGGTAAGTTTGGGGAAGATGGGGCCGTACAAGGGTTACTTGAAATGGCAGGGATTCCTTATACGGGTTCTGGTATTATGGCACAAGCAGTGGGAATGAATAAAAAAATTAGTAAAGATGTATTTGTAGGCGCTCATATTCCGACTGCACGGGCAGTATCTTATAATAGTCAGGAAGATAGTGAAGCTACAATTGTAGAACATATTAAAGCTAATTTTACCTATCCAGTAGTATTGAAACCAGCGACCCAAGGTTCTAGTATTGGCGTTGTAATTGTACATGAAGAGGCCGAATTAGCTAAAGCTGTACAAGAAGCCTTGGTGTATGATCATATTTTAGTGGTTGAGCAATTTTTAGATGGTGGTGAATTTACAGTATCCGTATTAGATGGTAAAGCTTTACCAGTTATTGAAATTCGTCCTCATTCTGGTGAATATGATTATACGTCTAAGTATACGACGGGGGCGACTGATTATTTAGTACCGGCCCCTATTGATGTAGCATTGACAGCTAAGATGCAAACTATCGGTGAAACTGTATATAAGGAACTTCAGTGTAGCGGTGTTATCCGTGTTGATATTATGACGAATCAAGCTGGGGAGCCATTTGTGTTGGAATATAATACCGTGCCAGGTATGACAGCTACGTCTTTAGTGCCTAAGGCAGCTAATGCAGTAGGAATGGATTTTCCTACCTTGTGTGAAAAGATTTTATTATCCGCTGGTTTAGGTAAGTTTTAA
- a CDS encoding cell division protein FtsQ/DivIB, which yields MMNGDTRQYSSSFNQSSRREGRDSYWATDTERPDVVKPNPQTRFVPPQSAESSRQLYDFDQPHETQFAEYGNSAGGDNSQRPPEPPRHPHAWRRRVVWCGGILLLLWALLFMLPIPFGTIQVTGSDKVTVSDVMAAGNIRYPINLLQINTSQLEERLQHDLRVETAKTTYVLPLTLQVTITERQPAAVVATQFGFATLDASGRVINMGSAIEDTAAPIISGIKLGNVLLGDLIEVPVIKGALTYLSSLSAEGRSSIAEINVGDTQQLIAYTVDGLPLHLGDITELDKKGPLSENMLRDVKARGVAAQYLDVNVKAPFIKTP from the coding sequence ATGATGAACGGAGATACTCGTCAATATTCATCTAGTTTTAACCAATCATCTCGTCGAGAAGGGCGCGATTCATATTGGGCGACAGATACAGAAAGACCAGACGTAGTAAAACCCAATCCGCAGACACGCTTTGTACCGCCTCAGTCGGCTGAGTCATCACGACAATTATATGATTTTGATCAACCGCATGAGACTCAATTTGCTGAGTATGGGAACTCTGCTGGTGGAGATAATTCACAACGACCGCCAGAGCCACCGCGACATCCTCATGCATGGCGTCGTCGCGTTGTATGGTGTGGTGGTATTTTACTACTTCTTTGGGCTTTATTATTTATGTTGCCAATTCCTTTTGGAACGATTCAAGTAACTGGCAGTGATAAGGTAACTGTTTCTGATGTAATGGCAGCCGGCAATATTCGTTATCCTATTAATTTGTTACAAATTAATACCAGTCAGTTGGAAGAACGATTACAACATGATTTGCGCGTAGAGACAGCTAAAACGACCTATGTTTTACCGTTGACTTTGCAAGTTACTATTACTGAACGGCAACCAGCCGCTGTAGTAGCTACACAGTTTGGTTTTGCTACGCTAGATGCATCAGGGCGTGTTATTAATATGGGCTCTGCCATTGAAGATACAGCGGCACCGATTATTTCAGGTATTAAATTGGGCAATGTATTGCTAGGTGATTTAATTGAAGTGCCGGTTATAAAAGGAGCCCTTACTTATTTGAGTTCTTTAAGTGCAGAAGGTAGAAGTAGTATAGCGGAGATTAATGTAGGGGATACACAACAATTAATCGCTTATACAGTAGATGGTTTGCCACTACATTTAGGCGATATAACTGAATTAGATAAAAAGGGGCCTTTGTCAGAAAATATGCTGCGCGATGTAAAGGCTCGTGGAGTGGCAGCACAATATTTAGATGTCAATGTAAAGGCGCCATTTATTAAGACGCCTTAA
- a CDS encoding DUF881 domain-containing protein — MKNGRGSMLKQGRWAIAAVSMLLGVMLVGQYKMTQSIAESNIHLQRTGDLARELTAAEKERDELRQQLEAIQKNDATASTVSDINLLKQRAGLTDVTGPGVVITINDSKIPVKDNENPNLYLIHDEDLLRVLNELRAGGAEAISVNDQRLVGTSEIRCAGPTVMVNGKVFAPPFVIKAIGDPKTLSAALTMRGGVVESLKYWGIELKIQKEDNIVVPAFTGTFKEEHVKAIKQGGDN; from the coding sequence ATGAAAAATGGAAGAGGAAGCATGTTAAAGCAAGGTCGTTGGGCGATAGCCGCTGTAAGCATGTTATTAGGCGTCATGTTAGTTGGTCAATATAAAATGACGCAAAGTATTGCAGAAAGCAATATTCATTTACAGCGCACTGGAGATTTAGCACGTGAACTGACGGCAGCCGAAAAAGAACGGGATGAGCTCCGTCAGCAATTAGAAGCAATACAAAAAAATGATGCTACGGCAAGTACCGTTAGTGACATCAATTTATTAAAGCAACGGGCAGGTCTGACTGATGTTACTGGACCTGGCGTAGTGATTACTATTAATGATAGTAAAATTCCCGTAAAAGACAATGAAAATCCTAACCTCTATTTAATCCATGATGAAGATTTATTACGGGTTCTTAACGAATTGCGGGCTGGTGGTGCTGAAGCAATTTCAGTGAATGATCAACGTTTAGTAGGAACATCTGAAATTCGTTGTGCAGGACCAACGGTTATGGTCAATGGTAAAGTGTTTGCACCACCTTTTGTAATCAAAGCAATTGGTGATCCTAAAACGTTGTCAGCTGCATTAACTATGCGTGGTGGTGTTGTAGAATCTTTGAAATATTGGGGGATTGAATTAAAAATTCAAAAAGAAGATAATATTGTGGTACCTGCATTTACTGGTACTTTTAAGGAAGAACATGTAAAGGCCATTAAGCAAGGAGGCGATAATTAA
- a CDS encoding small basic family protein, with protein sequence MMYLFIVGGLILGILIGVLSPLEIPPIYAKYTSVALLAALDSVFGGTRAALERIFNLSIFLTGFFSNSLLAALLVFLGNFVGIDLYYVALISFGLRLFQNTAAIRRLLLSRRTK encoded by the coding sequence ATGATGTATTTATTTATCGTCGGCGGTTTAATTTTGGGAATTCTCATTGGTGTACTTTCGCCATTAGAAATTCCGCCTATATATGCGAAATATACGTCAGTAGCTTTGTTGGCTGCGTTAGATAGTGTCTTTGGTGGTACACGAGCTGCGTTAGAACGTATTTTTAATTTATCTATATTTTTAACAGGTTTCTTTTCAAATTCTTTATTAGCGGCTTTGTTAGTATTTTTAGGCAATTTTGTTGGTATCGACCTCTATTATGTAGCCTTAATCAGTTTTGGTTTACGTCTATTCCAAAACACCGCTGCTATACGCCGATTACTTTTGTCAAGACGTACAAAATAA
- the ftsZ gene encoding cell division protein FtsZ gives MSEFASIKVIGVGGGGSNAVNRMIDSGLQGVEFLVANTETQALDNSKATTKIQLGEKLTKGLGAGANPQVGEEAAQESREEIAKALQGSDMVFVTAGMGGGTGTGAAPIVAECAREMGALTVGVVTKPFTFEGKRRKNQADKGIEMLTSKVDTIIVIPNDKLLQVVDKKTPLNEAFRTADDVLRQGIKGISDLITVPGLINLDFADVKTIMTNQGEALMGIGIGEGENRAVDAAKMAINSPLLETSIEGAKGILLNITGSNDLSLFEINEAAEIISEAADPEANIIFGSVIDENLGDRVQITVVATGFGAQPKTGVTKSPFGTVGPEIPTFMKR, from the coding sequence ATGTCGGAATTCGCAAGTATTAAAGTTATTGGTGTTGGCGGCGGCGGAAGCAATGCCGTAAATCGCATGATTGACAGTGGCCTTCAAGGTGTAGAATTCTTGGTAGCCAATACAGAAACACAAGCATTAGATAATTCAAAAGCAACAACAAAAATCCAATTAGGTGAAAAATTGACTAAAGGTCTTGGTGCAGGGGCTAATCCACAGGTTGGGGAAGAAGCTGCTCAAGAAAGTCGTGAAGAAATTGCAAAAGCCCTTCAAGGTTCCGACATGGTATTTGTTACTGCTGGTATGGGTGGTGGCACTGGTACTGGTGCAGCTCCAATCGTGGCAGAATGCGCTCGTGAAATGGGTGCCTTAACAGTAGGTGTTGTAACAAAACCATTCACATTTGAAGGTAAACGTCGTAAAAATCAAGCAGATAAAGGCATTGAAATGTTGACTAGCAAAGTAGATACCATTATCGTGATTCCAAACGATAAATTATTGCAAGTGGTGGACAAAAAAACGCCATTGAACGAAGCGTTCCGTACAGCTGATGATGTACTTCGTCAAGGTATTAAAGGTATTTCTGATTTGATTACCGTTCCAGGTCTTATCAACCTTGACTTTGCTGACGTAAAAACAATTATGACGAATCAAGGAGAAGCCTTGATGGGCATCGGTATTGGCGAAGGTGAAAACCGTGCTGTAGATGCTGCTAAAATGGCAATTAATAGCCCATTATTGGAAACATCCATTGAAGGGGCTAAAGGCATTCTCTTGAATATTACTGGTAGCAATGATTTAAGCTTATTCGAAATTAATGAAGCAGCTGAAATCATTTCCGAAGCAGCGGATCCAGAAGCAAATATTATTTTTGGTTCCGTTATAGATGAAAACCTTGGAGATAGAGTACAAATTACTGTTGTAGCTACTGGCTTCGGGGCACAGCCTAAAACAGGGGTAACAAAATCTCCATTTGGAACAGTAGGTCCTGAAATTCCTACGTTTATGAAACGCTAA
- a CDS encoding porin, which produces MNKKLLVATLATTMLTGAAFAASVPVTDINEGQSKIGVEYSFNQSVTDESGHADGFGANLQTALSDKLALQYGYSKVNLDDQSDLKDHQLAAVYEIHPNVNVYGAGTYIKADGDHETGMQAGVIGHVPLTDKINGYAKVGFGNDIKNTYQIGAAYTLNEDLDLNVYYQYDKYSVDGDRGTVKGLHAGVGYNF; this is translated from the coding sequence ATGAACAAAAAATTACTCGTAGCGACTTTAGCTACTACCATGTTGACTGGCGCTGCATTTGCAGCATCTGTACCTGTGACTGACATTAACGAAGGTCAAAGCAAAATTGGTGTTGAATATAGCTTCAATCAAAGCGTAACTGATGAAAGTGGTCACGCAGATGGTTTTGGTGCTAATTTACAAACCGCATTAAGTGACAAATTGGCGTTACAATATGGATATAGCAAAGTAAACCTTGATGATCAAAGTGATTTAAAAGATCATCAATTAGCAGCGGTTTATGAAATTCATCCAAATGTAAACGTCTACGGTGCTGGTACTTACATCAAAGCTGACGGTGATCATGAAACTGGCATGCAGGCAGGTGTAATTGGTCATGTGCCATTAACTGATAAAATTAATGGTTATGCTAAAGTAGGTTTTGGTAATGATATTAAAAATACATACCAAATCGGTGCTGCCTATACATTGAATGAAGATTTAGATCTTAATGTATATTATCAATATGATAAATACAGTGTAGATGGAGATCGTGGTACTGTAAAAGGTTTACATGCTGGCGTAGGTTACAATTTCTAA
- a CDS encoding pyridoxal phosphate-dependent aminotransferase, whose translation MTMSMAATHARGKKAKDNIFVMNARAQEDARKNGKENVLNGTLGSIMDEEGNIVFLKAVEHEYLHLPRNEYTAYAPIAGLPEFLEAAQKECFGESRPDAFISAVATAGGTGGIHHLVHNYTNPEDTVLTADWYWGAYEQICGDNHRHLETYPLFDEKLHFNFDAFKAKALEVAEKQENVVLIFNTPGNNPTGFSLTDEDWDKVIAFAKELVNNGKNKVVIACDVAYIDYSGEKQTVRRFFKKFGQLPKEILVVACYSLSKGFTMYGQRVGAMIGITSDESVNNEFTEINALTSRATWSNICRPAMRTMANIVNDPAKLAAHEKERSEYCELVQERAHIFTEEAKEVGVPCLPYCGGFFLTIPTEHSKEIVEELTKEHVYVIALKHGIRIAACSIPKRQMHGLAKIVYEVMHRLGHL comes from the coding sequence ATGACTATGAGTATGGCTGCCACACATGCACGTGGTAAAAAAGCAAAAGATAATATTTTTGTCATGAATGCGAGAGCACAAGAGGATGCAAGAAAAAATGGTAAAGAAAATGTGTTAAATGGTACCTTGGGCTCTATTATGGATGAAGAAGGGAATATTGTGTTCTTAAAAGCAGTAGAACATGAATATTTACATTTGCCACGGAATGAATATACCGCATATGCACCGATTGCAGGGTTGCCTGAGTTTTTAGAAGCTGCACAAAAAGAGTGTTTCGGTGAATCTCGACCAGATGCTTTTATTTCTGCAGTAGCAACAGCTGGTGGTACAGGGGGTATCCATCATTTGGTTCATAATTATACGAACCCAGAAGATACGGTATTGACTGCCGATTGGTACTGGGGGGCGTATGAACAAATTTGTGGCGATAATCACCGTCATTTAGAAACCTATCCATTATTTGATGAAAAATTGCATTTTAATTTTGATGCGTTTAAAGCAAAAGCTTTAGAAGTTGCTGAAAAACAAGAAAATGTAGTATTGATTTTTAATACGCCAGGTAATAATCCAACAGGTTTTAGCTTGACTGATGAAGATTGGGATAAAGTAATTGCTTTTGCTAAAGAATTAGTTAACAATGGTAAAAATAAAGTGGTTATTGCTTGTGACGTAGCCTATATTGACTACTCTGGAGAAAAACAGACTGTACGTCGCTTCTTTAAAAAGTTTGGTCAATTACCTAAAGAAATTTTAGTCGTTGCTTGCTATAGTTTGTCTAAAGGATTTACTATGTATGGGCAACGTGTAGGGGCTATGATTGGTATTACTTCTGATGAATCAGTTAATAATGAATTTACAGAAATTAATGCATTAACTTCTCGTGCTACATGGTCTAATATTTGTCGACCTGCTATGCGCACGATGGCGAATATTGTAAATGATCCGGCTAAATTAGCGGCGCATGAAAAAGAGCGGTCTGAATATTGTGAATTAGTACAAGAACGGGCTCATATCTTCACTGAGGAAGCGAAAGAAGTAGGTGTCCCTTGTTTGCCATATTGTGGTGGGTTCTTCTTGACAATCCCAACGGAACATAGTAAGGAAATTGTAGAAGAATTGACGAAAGAGCATGTATATGTTATTGCTTTAAAACATGGTATTCGCATTGCAGCTTGTAGTATTCCTAAACGTCAAATGCATGGGTTAGCTAAGATTGTGTATGAAGTGATGCATCGTTTAGGTCATTTATAA
- a CDS encoding DUF896 domain-containing protein yields the protein MKINDVLARINELAHKKKSGQTLTEAELVEKKELYRIYLDFIRGQVQSQLDRVQFVDEETGTITPAKELAKAKKQAH from the coding sequence ATGAAAATTAATGATGTGTTAGCACGTATTAATGAATTAGCGCATAAAAAGAAGTCAGGACAAACTTTAACAGAGGCTGAATTAGTAGAAAAGAAAGAATTATATCGAATTTACCTCGATTTTATTCGTGGTCAAGTACAATCACAATTAGACCGTGTTCAATTCGTAGATGAAGAAACAGGTACTATTACCCCGGCCAAAGAATTAGCAAAAGCTAAAAAACAAGCACACTGA
- the nth gene encoding endonuclease III, protein MRVTKAIKAEQIEILETVYKDAKPALHYNSPFELLVAVVLSAQCTDERVNIITGRLFPTYSDPADMLALGTAKLEVLIRDCGLYRAKAANLIKTCDILVHTYGGEVPADFDKLVQLPGVGRKTANVLVSVLFDIPAIAVDTHVFRVSNRLGLARGKTPEAVEEKLKKAIPMEKWSAAHHWLIWHGRKVCKARKPLCGECPLAHVCPSAGKEA, encoded by the coding sequence ATGCGTGTAACTAAGGCCATTAAGGCGGAACAAATTGAGATTTTAGAAACTGTATATAAAGATGCTAAACCAGCGCTACATTATAATAGTCCTTTTGAATTATTAGTGGCGGTCGTTTTATCGGCCCAATGTACCGATGAACGGGTCAATATTATTACGGGTCGTTTATTTCCCACGTATAGTGACCCTGCTGATATGCTGGCATTAGGCACAGCTAAACTAGAAGTATTAATTCGAGATTGCGGTTTATATCGAGCTAAGGCGGCTAATTTAATTAAAACTTGTGATATTTTAGTGCATACATATGGTGGCGAGGTACCGGCTGATTTTGATAAATTAGTACAACTGCCAGGGGTAGGACGTAAAACGGCTAATGTATTGGTGTCAGTTTTATTTGATATTCCTGCGATTGCCGTAGATACTCATGTATTTCGTGTATCGAATCGATTAGGCTTAGCTCGTGGAAAAACACCAGAAGCGGTAGAGGAAAAATTAAAAAAGGCAATTCCTATGGAAAAATGGAGTGCTGCTCATCATTGGTTAATTTGGCATGGTCGCAAAGTATGTAAGGCTCGTAAACCTTTATGTGGTGAATGTCCATTGGCTCATGTATGTCCATCAGCTGGTAAGGAGGCATAA
- a CDS encoding YdbC family protein has product MAVVNFEIYKVLGTLSENKDGWKKQLTCTSWGRYNPKFDLRSWDSEYNGMTKGITLSLEEIVALRDLLNEVDLETAYEESVAERQVAKAAEKAAEKESADE; this is encoded by the coding sequence ATGGCTGTAGTAAACTTTGAAATTTATAAAGTACTTGGTACTTTATCTGAAAATAAAGATGGTTGGAAAAAGCAATTAACTTGTACAAGTTGGGGCCGTTATAATCCTAAGTTTGATCTTCGTTCTTGGGATAGTGAATATAATGGCATGACGAAAGGGATTACCTTATCGTTGGAAGAAATTGTAGCCCTTCGTGATTTACTCAATGAAGTGGATTTGGAAACTGCTTATGAAGAATCCGTAGCGGAACGTCAGGTAGCTAAAGCCGCAGAAAAGGCTGCTGAAAAAGAGAGCGCTGACGAATAA
- the rpmE gene encoding 50S ribosomal protein L31: MKEGIHPNYGEATVTCGCGNTFKTGSVKNDLRVDVCSKCHPFFTGQQRTAQARGRIEQFNKRYGK, encoded by the coding sequence ATGAAAGAAGGAATTCATCCTAATTATGGTGAAGCTACCGTAACTTGCGGTTGTGGCAATACGTTTAAAACTGGTTCTGTTAAAAACGACCTTCGTGTAGACGTATGTTCCAAATGTCATCCGTTCTTCACAGGACAGCAACGTACTGCTCAGGCTCGCGGTCGTATCGAACAATTCAACAAGCGTTACGGTAAATAA
- a CDS encoding DUF1385 domain-containing protein — MMRGPKYTATAVREPSGQIVVDRTTTSSISERYPILKKPLLRGCVALYESLLIGMKALSFSAKAAGEEEETMSNKEIAMTMVFSTVLAIGLFLALPTYAAKWIPGVGDNHFVLNLIEGAIRLILFLLYIWVIGQTKDIRRVFQYHGAEHKTIHTYENDMPLTVENVRKHSRLHARCGTNFLLIVMVTSIFVFAFLGWPSLWERIISRVVLMPVVAGIAYEMIRLAGRSDNALVKLLITPGLWLQYMTTREPEDDQIEVAIRALEEVRPSEEDAYEA, encoded by the coding sequence ATGATGCGCGGCCCTAAGTATACAGCTACTGCGGTGCGTGAACCAAGTGGCCAAATTGTAGTAGATAGGACTACAACTAGCTCAATAAGTGAACGGTATCCTATATTAAAAAAGCCTTTATTACGAGGTTGTGTGGCTCTTTATGAGTCCTTATTAATCGGCATGAAGGCCCTTTCTTTTTCCGCTAAAGCAGCTGGTGAAGAAGAAGAGACCATGTCGAATAAAGAAATTGCTATGACAATGGTATTTTCTACTGTATTAGCAATTGGTTTGTTTTTAGCATTACCAACCTACGCTGCTAAATGGATTCCTGGTGTAGGGGATAATCATTTTGTATTAAATTTAATAGAAGGGGCAATTCGCCTAATTCTATTTTTACTGTATATATGGGTCATTGGTCAGACTAAAGATATTCGACGTGTATTTCAATATCATGGGGCTGAACATAAGACAATTCATACGTATGAAAATGATATGCCGTTAACTGTTGAAAATGTGCGTAAACATTCTCGCTTACATGCGCGGTGTGGCACTAATTTTTTACTTATTGTAATGGTGACGAGTATATTTGTATTTGCTTTTTTAGGCTGGCCTAGCTTATGGGAACGCATTATTTCAAGGGTTGTATTAATGCCGGTAGTGGCTGGCATTGCTTATGAGATGATTCGCTTAGCAGGACGCAGTGATAATGCGTTGGTGAAACTCTTAATTACACCTGGTTTATGGTTGCAGTATATGACAACGCGCGAACCAGAAGATGATCAAATTGAGGTGGCTATTCGGGCGTTGGAAGAAGTGCGGCCGAGTGAAGAAGATGCCTATGAGGCTTAG
- the prfA gene encoding peptide chain release factor 1 — protein sequence MVLVDKLQVIEDKYMDLEQRISDPEVIARQQEWQKLTRQHASLTETVEAFREYKQVLTGIDEALEVLEDKTMDEEFREMAQEELKELKERKDELEERLHILLLPKDPNDEKNVIVEIRGGAGGDEAALFAGDLFRMYTKYAEAQGWRCEIIDANAPELGGFKEVVFSVDGNSAYSKLKFESGVHRVQRVPETESSGRIHTSTVTVAVLPEAEDVDIEINDKDLQIDTYCASGAGGQHVNRTESAVRITHKPTGIVVACQDERSQLKNKDKAMRVLRAKLQDKAEQEAAASVAADRKSQVGTGDRSERIRTYNYPQGRVTDHRINLTLYKLDAVLNGDLDELIQALIAADQAAKMQEADQNA from the coding sequence ATGGTATTAGTAGATAAATTACAAGTTATTGAAGATAAATATATGGACTTGGAGCAACGCATTAGTGATCCTGAAGTGATTGCTCGTCAACAAGAATGGCAAAAATTAACACGCCAACATGCAAGTCTTACTGAAACGGTAGAAGCGTTTCGTGAATATAAACAAGTATTAACTGGAATTGATGAAGCTCTTGAAGTATTAGAAGATAAAACTATGGATGAAGAGTTTCGTGAAATGGCACAAGAAGAATTAAAAGAATTAAAAGAACGAAAAGACGAATTAGAAGAGCGTCTTCATATTTTATTGTTGCCAAAAGATCCTAATGATGAGAAAAATGTTATTGTAGAAATTCGTGGCGGTGCTGGTGGTGATGAGGCTGCATTATTTGCTGGTGATTTGTTCCGCATGTATACAAAGTATGCAGAAGCTCAAGGCTGGCGCTGTGAAATTATCGATGCCAACGCTCCAGAATTAGGCGGTTTTAAAGAAGTCGTATTCTCTGTTGATGGGAATAGTGCGTATTCTAAATTAAAATTTGAAAGTGGCGTACATCGTGTACAACGTGTACCTGAAACCGAATCATCTGGGCGTATTCATACGTCAACGGTTACAGTGGCTGTATTGCCAGAAGCAGAAGATGTAGATATTGAGATTAACGATAAAGATCTTCAAATTGACACCTATTGTGCGAGTGGCGCTGGTGGTCAGCACGTTAACCGTACTGAGTCGGCTGTGCGTATTACGCACAAACCAACGGGTATTGTTGTAGCTTGTCAGGATGAACGATCACAATTAAAAAATAAAGATAAGGCAATGCGCGTATTACGTGCTAAGTTGCAGGATAAAGCAGAACAAGAAGCGGCCGCTAGTGTCGCAGCTGACCGTAAGAGTCAGGTAGGGACTGGTGATCGTAGTGAACGTATTCGTACGTATAACTATCCACAAGGCCGTGTAACGGATCATCGTATTAATTTAACGCTCTATAAATTAGATGCTGTACTTAATGGTGATTTAGATGAATTGATTCAAGCTTTGATTGCAGCGGATCAGGCAGCGAAAATGCAGGAGGCTGATCAAAATGCCTAA
- the prmC gene encoding peptide chain release factor N(5)-glutamine methyltransferase: MPKELWTIGRLLQWTEQYFLGKGVESSRLDGEVLLSHILGKDRIYLYTHYDEPLTKSELDAYRPLVIERGKGYSVAAIIGQKEFMGLSFTVTKDVLIPRPDTETLVEDILSFIPKEQGPYILDVCTGPGTILYSLLHYLPAATGLGLDISKDALAVAVTNREQLQLTERAKLCASDLFTALQKDPQYEKAFDIIVSNPPYIPSEEVKTLAPEVLHEPVLALDGGIDGLDFYRRLLTEAPRYLKAGGYLAVEIGYDQAEAVIELATRVGVYGDVVANKDIAGIVRELRWQKLGD, from the coding sequence ATGCCTAAGGAGCTGTGGACAATTGGTCGCTTGCTCCAATGGACAGAGCAGTATTTTCTCGGTAAGGGCGTCGAATCAAGTCGCCTTGATGGGGAAGTGCTGCTTTCTCATATATTGGGGAAAGATCGGATTTATTTGTATACTCATTATGATGAACCGCTAACGAAGTCTGAATTAGATGCGTATCGGCCTTTAGTCATTGAGCGAGGTAAAGGGTATAGTGTGGCGGCGATTATTGGGCAAAAAGAATTTATGGGCTTATCTTTTACGGTCACAAAAGATGTGCTGATTCCACGCCCTGATACCGAAACCTTAGTTGAAGATATTTTGAGTTTTATACCTAAAGAACAAGGACCTTATATATTAGATGTGTGCACTGGGCCAGGGACTATTTTGTATAGTTTATTGCATTATTTACCAGCAGCCACTGGTCTAGGGTTAGATATTAGTAAAGACGCTTTGGCAGTCGCGGTGACAAATAGAGAACAGTTACAGTTAACAGAACGGGCTAAGTTATGTGCGTCTGATCTTTTTACAGCCTTACAAAAGGATCCGCAGTATGAAAAGGCCTTTGACATTATTGTGTCTAATCCGCCGTATATTCCTAGTGAAGAGGTTAAAACTTTAGCTCCAGAAGTCTTGCATGAACCAGTTTTGGCTTTAGATGGTGGTATAGATGGCCTTGATTTTTATCGTCGTTTATTGACTGAGGCACCTCGGTATTTGAAGGCTGGTGGTTATTTAGCCGTGGAAATTGGTTATGATCAAGCTGAGGCTGTGATTGAATTGGCTACTAGGGTAGGCGTTTATGGAGATGTTGTGGCGAATAAAGATATAGCAGGTATTGTACGTGAATTACGTTGGCAGAAACTAGGTGATTAA